In Motilibacter aurantiacus, the sequence CATCCTCCCAGGCCCCGGGTGTCGGCCACGTTGATCATGGGCGTCTCAGCGCGGAACGCGGCGTGTCCCGCTGACCTGCCGATGATCATCGGGCTCCAGGGCGGGGGCGCCCCGGCCGCGTCGCCCGGCCCGCCACGTCAGCGCCGCCGCGCCCGCGGTGACCACGTCCCCGCCGGTCATGAGCAGCCGGGAGACGAGCGCGACCGCGGTGCCGTCGTGCGTCGTCAGCACCGGGGACAGGATCGCCACCAGGGCCACCTCACGGGCGCCGGCGCCCGCGGGGGCGACGATGAGCAGGAAGCCTGCGCTCCATGCCAGCGCGAACCCGCCCACCGCCAGCGGCAGCGCCCGGCCCGCAGGGGCGCCCAGGTCGACCGCGAGCAGCTCGACGTGGAGCCCGAACGCCAGCCAGGACACGACCGACCAGGCGAAGGCGGTCATCGTCCCGCGCCCCGTGAGCGGCTGCTCCGGCGGCTCGCGCCGGGCCAGCGCCAGCACCCGGGCCAGCAGCGGGTTGAGCACGCCGGGGTGCAGCAGGAGCAGGAAGAGCGGCGCCAGCAGCACCACCCAGCGGTAGCCCCCGGCCTCCTCGCTGGCGAACGGCAGTGCCACCGCGCCGACCAGCAGCCCGGCACCGAGGTAGATCAGGATCGTCAGCGCGATCGCGGAGGCGCTGCGCCGCCGCGGGACGCCCGCGTCGCGCCCCATCTCCATCTGCGCGACGACCGGCCAGAGCGAGCCGGGCAGGTACTTGCCCAGCTGTCCGACGAAGAAGATGCGCGCCGCCGTGGGCACCGGCAGCGGGGAGCCCATGTCCGCGAGCAGGGCGCGGTAGGCCAGCATGCTGCCGACGAGCCCGACCAGCACCGCCGCCAACGAGCCCACGAGGGTCAGCGGCTCGATCCGCCCCAGCGACGCGGACACGTCGCCCCACTGGGAGGCCACCGCGTACGCCGCGAACGCGACGACGGCGGCCAGGAACCCCACGCGCACCCATCGGCTGGCGAGAAGCGCGCGTGCCCGGTCGCTCCTCACCGGCGCAAGCCTAGCCGCGGGATAGCCTTCGACCTGCGCCGGCGACGGGGACGGCGCGCTCCCCGGCCGCCCCGTCGTGCGACAGGAGGCCCCCTTGCCCCGCCCGACCACCCGCTCGTACGCCCTGCTCGCCGGCCTCGTCGCCGCCCTGGTGGCGCCCCTGGCCGCCGCGCCCGCGTCCGCCGCCGGGCTGCCGCGCGTCGCCGTGCCGGGGACGGTCGGCGTCGACGTGAGCAAGGAGCAGGTGGGCGACGAGCTGCCCGGAAGCGACCGCGCCGGCTTCGGCGTCCTCAACGTCAACGGCGGCAACTTCGGGCTGAGGAACCCGGACCTGGCCCGCCAGTGGGCGTGGGCGACGTCCCTGCCGGGCGCGCCGCAGCTCTACCTCACCCCCGCCAACCCGGGCCCGGGCGGAAAGTACTGGCACAAGGGCGGGCCGCGGCCCTGCTCCGGCGGGCGGACGCCGGGCTGCGCCTACGACTACGGCTACGTCGGGGCCCAGCAGGCCGTGGCCTGGGCCCGGGAGGCGGGGCTCGCGCCGGGCCAGAAGGTCCAGTGGTGGATCGACATCGAGGACGACGTGACGTGGGACGACGCCCACCCGGCGCTCAACGCCGAGGTGCTGCGCGGGGTGCGCGACGGCCTGCGCAGCAGCGGCACGGCGAGCTCGGTCGGCATCTACGTGCTGGCGGCGCACTGGACGTCCCTGGTGGCGCCGACCGCGGCGCTGCAGAAGCGGGCGTCCGACCTCGCGGCGCTGCCGGTCTGGGCGGTCGCGGGCGGGGCGGCGACGTCCGCACAGGCACGCCGCCGGTGCGCGGAGCCCTCGCCGACCGGCGGCCCGGTCGTCATGGGGCAGTCGTTCGCGGAGCCCGGTGAGATCAGCGTCGACATCGTCTGCCCGGTGAAGGCCCCGCGCCGGGTACGGGTGAGCCCGGCGGGCGTCGCCGTGCTGTCGGGCAAGGCGCTGCCGGGGACCTCGGTGTCGCTGACCGTCACCCAGCCCGGGCGCAAGGCGCGCATCGTGCGCGCGACCGCCGACGAGCTGGGAGCGTGGACGGTGCCGGCCCGCTCGCTCGCGCCGAAGGCGGGCGGCTCGGTCCGGGTCTCCGGCTCCTCGCAGGTCGTCGCCCTCCTGCCGGCGCGCTGAGCGCGGCGTGCGCGTCCTGTTCTTCGGTACCTACGACGTCCGCTCGCACCCCCGGGTCGGCGTGCTGGCGGCGGGGCTCTCGCGGCACGGGCTCGACGTCCGGCAGCTGAACGCGCCGCTGGGCATCGGAACGGCGGGGCGCGTCGCGGTGCTGCGCCAGCCGTGGCGGCTTCCGGGCTTCGCCTGGGCCCTGCTGTCGCGCTGGGCGTCGCTCGCCCGGCGGGCCCGCAGGCTGCGCGGCGCCGCCGCCCCCGACGTCGTGGTGGTCGGCTACCTGGGCCACTTCGACGTGCTGCTCGCGCGGCGGCTCTTCCCCCGCTCCCGCATCGTCCTCGACCACCTCATCGGGGCGAGCGACACCGCGCTCGACCGCGGGGAGTCCGGCAGTCTGAAGCAGCGGCTGCTGCGCGGGCTCGACGAGGCGGCGCTCGCGTCCGCCGACGTGGTCGTCGTCGACACCGAGGAGCACCTGGCCACGCTCCCCGAGGAGCACCGGGGCCGGGGCGTGGTCGTCGCCGTCGGGGCCCCGGACGCGTGGTTCGCGCAAGCCGCTGCGCCGGCTCCTGATCACGCGAGCGCGTTGCGGGTCGTCTTCTTCGGCCTTTTCACGCCGCTGCAGGGGGCGCCCGTGGTGGGGCGGGCCCTGGCGCTGCTGGCGGGCACCGGCGTCGAGGCGACGCTCTACGGCATCGGGCAGGAGCTGGCCGCCACCCGCGCGGCTGCCGCCGGCGCACGCGGGGTCACCTGGCAGGACTGGGCCGCGGCCGAGGACCTGCCCCGACTGGTGGCCGCGGCCGACGTCTGCCTGGGGATCTTCGGCACCGGGCCGAAAGCGCTGCGCGTCGTGCCGAACAAGGTCTTCCAGGGCGCAGCGGCAGGGTGCGCCGTCGTCACCTCCGACACGGGGCCGCAGCGCCGCATGCTCGGGGACGCGGCCGTCCTCGTGCCGCCCGGCGACGCCGCCGCGCTCGCGGCGGCGCTGCGTGCCCTCGCGGCCGACCGCACCCTGCTGGAGCGGCAGAAGCAGGCGGCGCGCGCCCTCGCCGAGCGCGCGTTCCGCCCCGAGCGCGTGGTCGTCCCCCTGGTCGAGGTGCTCACCGGGCGGCTCGACGGCGGGGGCCTGGAAGGATCTGTCCCGTGACGTCCGCGCAGCTGCCCCCGCTCACCGCCAACGCCTGGCTCCGCTGGGACACGGTCTCGCGCCTGCTGCCCGCCGGGCCGCTCGACGTGCTGGAGGTCGGGTGCGGGCAGGGCGCCGCCGGGGCCCGGCTGGCGGCGCTGGGCCGCTACGTGGGGCTCGAGCCGGACCAGCAGTCGTACGCCGTCGCCGTCGAGCGGGTCGGCGCGGCGGGCGGGACGGTCCGCCACGGCTCCCTGGAGACGCTGGCGCCGGACGAGCGGTTCGACCTGGTGTGCGCGTTCGAGGTGCTCGAGCACATCGAGGACGACCGTGGCGCGCTGGCCGCCTGGGTCGACCGGCTGCGTCCCGGCGGCTCGCTGCTGCTGTCCGTCCCGGCGTACCAGCGCCGCTTCGCCGCGGCCGACGAGCTCGTCGGGCACTACCGGCGCTACGACCCGCCCGCGCTCCGGCTGCTGCTGCGCTCGGTGGGGCTCGACGCGGTGGACCTGCGGCTCTACGGCATGCCCGTGGGCTACGCGCTCGAGGCGGCGCGCAACGTGCTCAGCGCCCGCAAGCTGGCCGCGGCCGGCTCCATGCAGGAGCGGTCCGGGCACAGCGGGCGCTACCTGCAGCCGACCGAGAACTGGCAGAGCACGCTGATCCGGCTGGGCACGGTGCCGTTCCGGGTCGCCCAGCGCTCGTTCCCGGGCCGGGGGCCGGGCATCGTCGTCCGGGCCGTCAAGCCCGCGTCACACCTCTGACCCCGCCCCTCGCCGCTGATCATGCGTTCGCGGCGAGTTGTCCGCAGCCTGTGGGCAACTCGCCGGATGTGCATGATGAGCGAGGGAGGCGGGGGCGTCAGTAGTCGTCGCGGCTGCGCACGATGAGGTCGGCGAGCAGGCCGAGCACCGCGATGAGCACACCGGTGACGAAGATCAGCACGGTGTTGCTGGCGAACCGGACCGGGTGCGCGATGAGGTCGTAGATGCCCTTGCCCACGCCGACCGTCAGCAGCGTGAGCGCCACCGGCATGAGCACCTTGAGCGGGTTGAAGTACATGACCATCCGCAGCACCTGCAGGATGTAGCGGTAGGCGTCCCGGACGAACTTGAACTTCGACGTGCCGGCCCGCTTGGCGTAGTCGATCGGCACGTAGCGCACGTCGTGCTGGTTCGACAGGAACGCCAGCGTGATGGTCGTGACGCAGGAGAACCCGGGGGGCAGCAGCCGCATGTACGGCAGCGCCACCGAGCGCCGGAAGGCGCGCAGGCCGGAGTTCAGGTCGGGGATCTTGGAGTTGCTGAGGACCTCGGCGAGCTTGCGGATGAACCACTTGGCCGGCACCCGCAGGAAGCGGTGCGAGCCCTGCTCGGAGGTGCGTGCCCCCACGACCTGGTCGACGGTCGGGTCCTCGTCGAGCATCCGGACGAGCTCGGGGATGCGCTCGTTCGGGTACGTCATGTCCGCGTCGGTCCAGACGACGATCTCGCCGCGCGCCTGCTGGGTGCCGATGCGCCGCGCCGTGCCGGACCCGCCGTTGCGACGGAAGGGCAGCAGCCGCATGTGCGGATGGCGCAGCAGCGCCTCCTGCAGGACGCGCAGCGTCCCGTCGGTCGAGGCGTCGTCGATGACGAGCAGCTCGTAGGCGTAGCCACTGGCCTCGAGCGCCTTGGTGATGCGCTCGATCTCGAGCAGCACGTGGTCCTGCTCGTTGTAGCAGGGCAGGACGACCGT encodes:
- a CDS encoding lysylphosphatidylglycerol synthase domain-containing protein: MRSDRARALLASRWVRVGFLAAVVAFAAYAVASQWGDVSASLGRIEPLTLVGSLAAVLVGLVGSMLAYRALLADMGSPLPVPTAARIFFVGQLGKYLPGSLWPVVAQMEMGRDAGVPRRRSASAIALTILIYLGAGLLVGAVALPFASEEAGGYRWVVLLAPLFLLLLHPGVLNPLLARVLALARREPPEQPLTGRGTMTAFAWSVVSWLAFGLHVELLAVDLGAPAGRALPLAVGGFALAWSAGFLLIVAPAGAGAREVALVAILSPVLTTHDGTAVALVSRLLMTGGDVVTAGAAALTWRAGRRGRGAPALEPDDHRQVSGTRRVPR
- a CDS encoding glycosyltransferase, whose amino-acid sequence is MRVLFFGTYDVRSHPRVGVLAAGLSRHGLDVRQLNAPLGIGTAGRVAVLRQPWRLPGFAWALLSRWASLARRARRLRGAAAPDVVVVGYLGHFDVLLARRLFPRSRIVLDHLIGASDTALDRGESGSLKQRLLRGLDEAALASADVVVVDTEEHLATLPEEHRGRGVVVAVGAPDAWFAQAAAPAPDHASALRVVFFGLFTPLQGAPVVGRALALLAGTGVEATLYGIGQELAATRAAAAGARGVTWQDWAAAEDLPRLVAAADVCLGIFGTGPKALRVVPNKVFQGAAAGCAVVTSDTGPQRRMLGDAAVLVPPGDAAALAAALRALAADRTLLERQKQAARALAERAFRPERVVVPLVEVLTGRLDGGGLEGSVP
- a CDS encoding class I SAM-dependent methyltransferase, which translates into the protein MTSAQLPPLTANAWLRWDTVSRLLPAGPLDVLEVGCGQGAAGARLAALGRYVGLEPDQQSYAVAVERVGAAGGTVRHGSLETLAPDERFDLVCAFEVLEHIEDDRGALAAWVDRLRPGGSLLLSVPAYQRRFAAADELVGHYRRYDPPALRLLLRSVGLDAVDLRLYGMPVGYALEAARNVLSARKLAAAGSMQERSGHSGRYLQPTENWQSTLIRLGTVPFRVAQRSFPGRGPGIVVRAVKPASHL
- a CDS encoding glycosyltransferase family 2 protein, whose translation is MTSAPASTPPTADAVHVTVVLPCYNEQDHVLLEIERITKALEASGYAYELLVIDDASTDGTLRVLQEALLRHPHMRLLPFRRNGGSGTARRIGTQQARGEIVVWTDADMTYPNERIPELVRMLDEDPTVDQVVGARTSEQGSHRFLRVPAKWFIRKLAEVLSNSKIPDLNSGLRAFRRSVALPYMRLLPPGFSCVTTITLAFLSNQHDVRYVPIDYAKRAGTSKFKFVRDAYRYILQVLRMVMYFNPLKVLMPVALTLLTVGVGKGIYDLIAHPVRFASNTVLIFVTGVLIAVLGLLADLIVRSRDDY